From Microplitis mediator isolate UGA2020A chromosome 11, iyMicMedi2.1, whole genome shotgun sequence, one genomic window encodes:
- the LOC130677379 gene encoding EEIG family member 2 isoform X2: MAFMMKKKKYKFSVDLVLEELTAVPFVSAVLFAKMRLLDGGSFVDHSTREEVQEHTVRWNAKFEFLCKMSASASTGVLDPCVLRISIRKELKGGRSFQKLGFTDLNLAEFAGAGLCRRRCLLEGYDARHRQDNSMLRVAIKMNMLSGDILFKVPSPSLKQTQLTVPGAPGAPGIADEIIGGDRCSNREDYVSSGSLAGSTASASSGFGSLPKKRPALFSSELLSGTESYDPMTLNEVVPSAVPPDVLTEVHTESGHSRNSSNTSQLSKGSGYGSLNSHSQHSRQSSSGDSGHIRSPSWPVWAPRLPTLSQNEPYQQKSSLNNQTLLTPPSPLSRLSTETSTPKRFWTNSIPPEPVRSLSNVLKTSCPVGSNANGTCSTRDSINFKRPPPRISQSTWRNMSKTCDCIDHQPSPVLLRLGDQARAVSSPDPLHRPETPRASSFISAAAQTLRNPSGGSGLSETGSLDRAKAALERRKKAEDSTGNSVACRVEVTRPNPDSLIDELLKATNLEQTDLESAETSGLQLFIGKDGTTALGSHEIKSQMPAGVFKQVVMEENNR, from the exons ggAAGAAGTTCAGGAGCACACGGTACGATGGAATgctaaatttgaatttttatgcaaAATGAGTGCCAGTGCTTCTACTGGAGTCCTCGATCCTTGTGTTCTGCGGATATCCATAAGAAAa gaATTAAAAGGAGGTCgatcatttcaaaaattaggaTTCACTGATTTAAATCTTGCGGAGTTTGCTGGAGCTGGATTGTGTAGACGCAGATGTTTGTTGGAAGGCTATGACGCGCGTCATCGCCAGGATAATTCGATGCTGAGAGTCGCTATCAAGATGAACATGCTCTCTGGAGACATTCTTTTTAAAgt ACCGTCGCCGTCGTTGAAACAAACTCAGCTAACGGTTCCTGGTGCTCCAGGTGCTCCAGGAATTGCTGACGAAATAATTGGCGGTGACAGATGTTCTAATCGCGAGGACTACGTATCAAGTGGTTCTTTAGCTGGCAGTACAGCGAGCGCTAGCAGTGGGTTTGGTAGTCTTCCTAAAAAGAGGCCTGCGCTTTTTTCTTCcg AATTGCTCAGCGGGACGGAATCCTACGACCCAATGACATTAAATGAAGTGGTACCTTCAGCAGTGCCTCCAGATGTACTGACCGAGGTTCACACTGAGTCAGGACACTCTCGAAACTCGAGTAACACCAGCCAGCTGAGCAAAGGCTCCGGCTACGGTTCTCTAAACTCCCACAGTCAGCACAGCAGACAAAGCAGCAGCGGTGACAGCGGACACATCag GTCACCCTCTTGGCCGGTATGGGCGCCACGGCTCCCTACCCTGTCACAAAATGAACCTTACCAACAAAAAAGTTCCCTAAATAATCAGACATTATTAACTCCCCCGTCACCGCTGTCTCGATTGAGTACAGAAACGTCAACTCCAAAGCGTTTTTGGACAAACTCTATCCCACCCGAGCCCGTTAGATCCTTGAGTAATGTCCTAAAAACAAGTTGTCCAGTTGGTTCAAATGCCAACGGCACCTGCTCTACCAGAGACAGCATTAACTTCAAAAGACCTCCGCCGCGAATTTCCCAGTCAACCTGGCGCAATATGTCCAAGACTTGTGACTGCATTGATCACCAGCCAAGTCCAGTTTTATTGCGCCTCGGTGACCAGGCACGTGCTGTCTCATCACCAGATCCTCTTCATCGGCCCGAAACTCCTCGCGCCTCCTCGTTTATCTCCGCCGCTGCTCAGACCCTCAG aAATCCTTCTGGTGGATCGGGACTCAGTGAAACTGGATCATTGGATCGCGCAAAAGCAGCACTTGAGCGGCGGAAAAAAGCTGAAGACTCGACTGGTAACTCGGTAGCATGCAGAGTTGAAGTGACACGTCCTAATCCGGACTCATTGATTGACGAATTGCTTAAAGCAACAAATTTAGAGCAGACTGATCTCGAAAGTGCTGAGA CGTCTGGattgcaattatttattggaaAAGACGGTACAACAGCACTTGGTAGtcatgaaataaaaagccAAATGCCGGCAGGTGTATTTAAACAAGTTGTTATGGAAGAAAACAATAGGTAA
- the LOC130677379 gene encoding EEIG family member 2 isoform X1, giving the protein MAFMMKKKKYKFSVDLVLEELTAVPFVSAVLFAKMRLLDGGSFVDHSTREEVQEHTVRWNAKFEFLCKMSASASTGVLDPCVLRISIRKELKGGRSFQKLGFTDLNLAEFAGAGLCRRRCLLEGYDARHRQDNSMLRVAIKMNMLSGDILFKVPSPSLKQTQLTVPGAPGAPGIADEIIGGDRCSNREDYVSSGSLAGSTASASSGFGSLPKKRPALFSSELLSGTESYDPMTLNEVVPSAVPPDVLTEVHTESGHSRNSSNTSQLSKGSGYGSLNSHSQHSRQSSSGDSGHIRSPSWPVWAPRLPTLSQNEPYQQKSSLNNQTLLTPPSPLSRLSTETSTPKRFWTNSIPPEPVRSLSNVLKTSCPVGSNANGTCSTRDSINFKRPPPRISQSTWRNMSKTCDCIDHQPSPVLLRLGDQARAVSSPDPLHRPETPRASSFISAAAQTLRGIGGGHRKLLDGTGGKLATVTTSPDSDESMLSVPSDVSTATLQHRNSITPLNPSGGSGLSETGSLDRAKAALERRKKAEDSTGNSVACRVEVTRPNPDSLIDELLKATNLEQTDLESAETSGLQLFIGKDGTTALGSHEIKSQMPAGVFKQVVMEENNR; this is encoded by the exons ggAAGAAGTTCAGGAGCACACGGTACGATGGAATgctaaatttgaatttttatgcaaAATGAGTGCCAGTGCTTCTACTGGAGTCCTCGATCCTTGTGTTCTGCGGATATCCATAAGAAAa gaATTAAAAGGAGGTCgatcatttcaaaaattaggaTTCACTGATTTAAATCTTGCGGAGTTTGCTGGAGCTGGATTGTGTAGACGCAGATGTTTGTTGGAAGGCTATGACGCGCGTCATCGCCAGGATAATTCGATGCTGAGAGTCGCTATCAAGATGAACATGCTCTCTGGAGACATTCTTTTTAAAgt ACCGTCGCCGTCGTTGAAACAAACTCAGCTAACGGTTCCTGGTGCTCCAGGTGCTCCAGGAATTGCTGACGAAATAATTGGCGGTGACAGATGTTCTAATCGCGAGGACTACGTATCAAGTGGTTCTTTAGCTGGCAGTACAGCGAGCGCTAGCAGTGGGTTTGGTAGTCTTCCTAAAAAGAGGCCTGCGCTTTTTTCTTCcg AATTGCTCAGCGGGACGGAATCCTACGACCCAATGACATTAAATGAAGTGGTACCTTCAGCAGTGCCTCCAGATGTACTGACCGAGGTTCACACTGAGTCAGGACACTCTCGAAACTCGAGTAACACCAGCCAGCTGAGCAAAGGCTCCGGCTACGGTTCTCTAAACTCCCACAGTCAGCACAGCAGACAAAGCAGCAGCGGTGACAGCGGACACATCag GTCACCCTCTTGGCCGGTATGGGCGCCACGGCTCCCTACCCTGTCACAAAATGAACCTTACCAACAAAAAAGTTCCCTAAATAATCAGACATTATTAACTCCCCCGTCACCGCTGTCTCGATTGAGTACAGAAACGTCAACTCCAAAGCGTTTTTGGACAAACTCTATCCCACCCGAGCCCGTTAGATCCTTGAGTAATGTCCTAAAAACAAGTTGTCCAGTTGGTTCAAATGCCAACGGCACCTGCTCTACCAGAGACAGCATTAACTTCAAAAGACCTCCGCCGCGAATTTCCCAGTCAACCTGGCGCAATATGTCCAAGACTTGTGACTGCATTGATCACCAGCCAAGTCCAGTTTTATTGCGCCTCGGTGACCAGGCACGTGCTGTCTCATCACCAGATCCTCTTCATCGGCCCGAAACTCCTCGCGCCTCCTCGTTTATCTCCGCCGCTGCTCAGACCCTCAG AGGCATCGGAGGTGGGCACAGAAAATTACTTGATGGTACGGGAGGGAAACTAGCAACAGTTACAACAAGTCCAGACTCTGATGAATCGATGCTAAGTGTCCCATCAGATGTATCGACTGCTACTTTGCAGCATCGTAACAGCATTACCCCATT aAATCCTTCTGGTGGATCGGGACTCAGTGAAACTGGATCATTGGATCGCGCAAAAGCAGCACTTGAGCGGCGGAAAAAAGCTGAAGACTCGACTGGTAACTCGGTAGCATGCAGAGTTGAAGTGACACGTCCTAATCCGGACTCATTGATTGACGAATTGCTTAAAGCAACAAATTTAGAGCAGACTGATCTCGAAAGTGCTGAGA CGTCTGGattgcaattatttattggaaAAGACGGTACAACAGCACTTGGTAGtcatgaaataaaaagccAAATGCCGGCAGGTGTATTTAAACAAGTTGTTATGGAAGAAAACAATAGGTAA